The proteins below are encoded in one region of Epinephelus lanceolatus isolate andai-2023 chromosome 7, ASM4190304v1, whole genome shotgun sequence:
- the LOC117261330 gene encoding uncharacterized protein LOC117261330, producing MATSDGFPASFYGEPGVLGMLSNGISAFFVLLQNFNTAHTGNAPVGVENILAGVHLILIGGICQLVAGLLSFRKYDHLSGTAFIGYAALWGSYGATRIYFGAATESPTTASVPDDMLNNLSTNMMTNMSLNATSEVSVCHLCLSIKETAIAGLVPYILLSFLLAFCSATVNYIMPFVFGAITATLVFEAIGLVASSWALVVAGVLELLILLFAIYGSAALLVKGLTQRLVLKGFGTPLFNVLLLGTTNSGSAQSIGQEKKKNTKYAEPMALGFFCDTVAPFIFAFYSFGYMKSFGVGAAWVSIITAAQLFSSYYAHLRQDCYHTTKFGLHATYWLIKAWDEFVLSVLVVEDSKVVSGRETMVGNWFFVMAGVVLCVGSLNTDVLELIHNMLFVLLTLSTIPQIPLQGYYIFFGVACSLFTAASLYGTFSRLINTIAEKSLIPVGPQPISSDQLKKALKCCRAEQGDQEALPRTDQASDALFYLSNGVAALSALHASSSSTNLAFLHLTVPWVLISGAIIQVYVSRLQVTRGGRFGSVIPSIYVAVWATWTWFRFAGNLLQLSTEAAYGFTAGAVALLVINAFLMLIAAYRNLVLLSLTAVMEVVLVCFLLSTLQRLPYELEMAMLALLSVICIYGTLASLLNCIFSQRLLPMGPPLIKEEVKHQSAPELPCPVTESRLTSGLLKIAGLLEEGGVCGIPTDTVYALAASCKNPQAIEKIYNIKDRPAEKPICICISNVEQLVAAKPPFSPLLWEFMRNVYPGGISCIVSKGDWLFKLGVGPAYDRVGTRDSIMIRVPDHTVTGHLCDITGPLAITSANPSGESDSTHHSMVINRLGHKIQGVLCDGDSNEVVASTVVNCLKIDEGTITIVREGCVPAVKVRQIFERVKSSMV from the exons ATGGCAACATCGGATGGATTCCCAGCCAGTTTCTACGGTGAACCAGGTGTCCTAGGCATGTTATCCAATGGGATCAGTGCATTCTTCGTACTCCTGCAGAACTTCAATACTGCACACACTGGCAATGCACCGGTTGGGGTGGAGAACATACTTGCAG GTGTTCATCTCATCTTGATTGGTGGGATATGCCAACTGGTGGCCGGACTGCTTTCCTTCAGAAAATATGATCATCTGAGTGGCACTGCCTTCATCGGCTATGCGGCTCTTTGGGGCAGTTATGGTGCCACCAGAATCTACTTTGGTGCCGCGACTGAAAGTCCAACAACAGCCTCTGTGCCAGATGACATGTTGAACAATTTGTCCACTAATATGATGACGAACATGTCTCTGAATGCCACCTCAGAGGTCTCAGTTTGCCATTTATGCCTGTCCATAAAAGAGACAGCTATCGCTGGTCTGGTCCCGTATATCCTTCTGTCCTTTCTCCTCGCCTTCTGCTCTGCCACAGTCAACTACATCATGCCATTTGTGTTTGGGGCCATCACAGCCACCTTAGTTTTTGAGGCAATAGGTCTGGTAGCAAGCTCCTGGGCTCTTGTTGTCGCTGGGGTTCTAGAGTTGCTCATTCTGCTTTTTGCCATCTATGGTTCAGCTGCACTGCTTGTCAAAGGTCTGACTCAACGTTTAGTCCTCAAAGGCTTTGGTACTCCCCTCTTTAATGTTCTCCTGCTAGGGACCACCAACTCAGGAAGCGCTCAGAGCATTGGccaagaaaagaagaagaacaccAAATATGCAGAGCCCATGGCCTTGGGTTTCTTCTGTGACACTGTCGCCCCCTTCATATTTGCTTTCTACAGCTTTGGGTACATGAAGTCCTTTGGTGTAGGAGCTGCATGGGTCTCAATCATCACAGCTGCCCAGCTGTTCTCCAGCTACTATGCTCATCTGCGCCAAGACTGCTACCACACCACTAAGTTCGGCCTTCATGCCACATATTGGCTGATCAAGGCTTGGGATGAGTTTGTGCTATCTGTTCTGGTTGTGGAGGACAGTAAAGTGGTCTCAGGAAGGGAAACAATGGTTGGGAACTGGTTCTTTGTGATGGCAGGTGTGGTGCTCTGCGTGGGAAGCCTGAACACAGATGTCCTGGAGCTGATCCACAACATGCTGTTTGTCCTGCTCACACTCTCAACAATCCCCCAGATTCCTCTCCAGGGATACTACATCTTTTTTGGTGTAGCTTGTTCCCTGTTTACCGCAGCCTCCCTGTACGGTACTTTCTCGCGCCTTATCAACACCATAGCAGAGAAGTCTCTGATCCCTGTGGGACCACAGCCCATCTCCTCTGACCAGCTGAAGAAGGCTTTGAAGTGCTGCAGGGCTGAGCAGGGAGACCAGGAGGCGCTGCCCCGAACTGACCAGGCTTCAGATGCCCTGTTCTACCTTTCAAATGGGGTTGCAGCTCTCTCTGCTCTACATGCGAGTTCATCCAGTACGAATCTTGCCTTCCTTCATCTGACTGTCCCTTGGGTCCTCATCTCAGGAGCAATTATCCAGGTTTATGTCAGCCGACTGCAAGTCACAAGAGGTGGCCGTTTCGGGTCAGTCATCCCATCCATCTATGTAGCAGTATGGGCAACGTGGACCTGGTTTAGATTTGCAG GCAACCTGCTTCAGCTGTCCACAGAGGCAGCCTACGGTTTCACAGCAGGAGCCGTTGCTCTCCTGGTCATTAATGCTTTCCTTATGCTGATTG CTGCCTACAGGAACCTGGTTTTGCTGTCTCTAACAGCAGTCATGGAGGTTGTTCTGGTCTGTTTCCTGCTTTCCACTCTGCAGCGACTGCCATATGAACTAGAAA TGGCCATGCTCGCACTACTTTCAGTAATCTGTATATATGGAACTCTGGCATCACTGCTGAACTGCATCTTCTCACAAAGACTGCTGCCTATGGGCCCTCCCTTAATAAAG GAGGAAGTGAAGCACCAGTCTGCTCCAGAGCTTCCCTGTCCTGTGACTGAGTCACGACTCACCAGTGGTCTCCTGAAGATCGCTGGCCTTCTGGAGGAAGGAGGAGTGTGTGGTATCCCCACAGACACAGTGTATGCCCTGGCTGCCTCCTGCAAGAATCCTCAAGCTATAGAGAAAATCTACAATATTAAA GACAGACCAGCAGAGAAGCCCATCTGCATTTGCATCTCTAATGTGGAGCAGCTGGTAGCAGCCAAGCCTCCCTTCAGCCCTCTGCTCTGGGAGTTTATGAGGAATGTGTATCCAGGAGGCATCAGCTGTATTGTCAGCAAAGGAGACTGGCTGTTCAAACTAG GAGTGGGACCGGCTTATGATCGTGTTGGCACCAGGGACAGCATCATGATCCGCGTCCCTGACCACACAGTAACCGGCCACCTATGTGACATCACCGGACCTCTTGCTATTACGTCGGCCAATCCCAGTGGAGAGTCTGACAGCACCCACCACTCCATGGTCATCAA TCGACTAGGACACAAGATCCAAGGCGTTCTGTGTGACGGGGACTCAAATGAAGTTGTTGCGTCCACCGTGGTTAACTGCCTAAAGATTGATGAag GGACCATCACCATTGTGAGGGAAGGCTGTGTCCCCGCAGTGAAAGTCAGACAGATTTTCGAACGAGTGAAAAGCTCTATGGTGTGA